The segment GGCGCGCAACTGGCACAAGGTGCAGGAGGCCGCCTGCGCCCTGCGCCTGGCCCTTGGCGACGAGGCCGCGTCCGGTCAGGACCGCGAAGCCGGGCCAGCGGAAGAGGTGGAGCAGGCCGTTTTCGACCTCAAGGCCGCCCTTACCGCCGCCTGCGAGGACGACCTTTCCCTGCACCGCTACTGGCCGGGGCTGTTCACCTTCGTCAGGCGCGTCAACGCCTGGATTACGGCGGGCAGGCTGAACCGGGCCGGGGCCGCCGCCTGCCTGAAGCAGTTGGAGGCCGCGGATGCGGTGCTGGGCATTCTGGACGCCAGCCGGATGCCCGTGGCCTGCGGTTGCCTGCCGGACGCCGTGCGCACCCTGGTGGACCGGCGCGAGGCCGCCCGCAAGGCCAAGGATTTCGCCGCCTCCGACGAACTGCGCGGGGAACTGGCCGCCCTGGGCTATCGCGTGGAGGACACGGCGCAAGGCCCGCGCGTGTACCGGCGCGACGCCGCAAGGCAGGACGCTTAGCATGGACCGCGCCTCGCTCGTGTGGGTTCTCGCCGCCTGCGCCTGGCTCAGCTTCGCGGGAATCGCGGTCATTTGCGGGGGGCTGCGGGTGCGCCTGCTGGAGCCCCGCCTGGGCGAGGCCAGGGCGCATGTGGTGGGCACGCTGGCCGTGTGCGTGCTGCTGTTCGCGGCCATGCAGCCCTTTGTCGTGACCACCGGCTTTACGGACACCTGGCCGCTGATGCGCATCGGCGCCTTCTGGACGCTGCTCACCATTGGCTTCGAGTCCGCCTTCGGCCTGCTGGTGTTGAAAAAGCGCCTGGACGAGCTGTTTGCCGACTACAACTTCTTCAAGGGCCGCCTGTGGCTGCTGGTGCTGGTCACCACCTTCTGGGGGCCGGTGTGGTGGGGGATGCTCAGAAGCTAGCCAAGCTTCGCCCGTTGCCCGAATGAAAAGCCCCCGGTCGGAAGGCACTGCCTTCTGCCGGGGGGCTTTTCATTCGGCGGGTCGCCGCTATTTGATTTTTGGGACACAAAGATGCTTGTATTCATCCTCACCGATGGTCCCAGGGACCACGGTCTGCATGGTAACGCCGGGCTCCGTACGGATGACAACGCCATCGGCGTTGTAGAAAAGGCTACGTTGTTGCTGGATGCTCTTGGTCTTACAGTTTAACGCCATTTCGCTCTTGCTGATTATGGGAAGTTCATCAAGTTTGTTGTTTTTTTTGATTCGTTCCGAGGCTTTGAGAGAATAGTCTGTCCGCTCAAAAAAGGTGACTAACTCACCGTTTCGGACGATGGTTTCTTTATCGACCAAGACCTTGGAGCCTTCTTGTGTTGTTCCGATGTGAACCCAATCCGCAGCATAGGCGCTGGCGGCGAACCCCAGGACGACAAAGGAGGAGAGGATAATTTTTTTCATATAAAAGCTGATATCAGTCCAACATTTTACTGTCAAGAACTGATATGCGCATATGCTCACGGCTCCTGTGGTCTCCTATCTCCGTGTCAGCCCGTACTTCTTGAGCTTGTACTGGAGCGTGCGGCGGCTGATGCCCAGCGCATCGGCGGTTTTTTCGCGGTGCCCGCCGGAGGCGTCCAGCGCCTGGCGCAGGGCCTCGCGCTCGGCGTCCTCCAGGGCGGCGGGCAGTCCGGGGGAGAGGGCCACGCCCTGGCCTCCGCCCGCTACGCCGATTCCGGCCCCGCCCGCGCCATCGGCGCCAGCCCCGGCCAGTCCCGCCATTTGCGGGGGCAGCAGCTCCGGACCCAGGGTGTCGGAGCGCGAGAGGATGAGCGCGCGCTCCAGCACGTTCTCCAACTCGCGCACGTTGCCGGGCCAGGAATAGCGCGAGAGCGCCTCCACGAAGGCCGGGGCGATGGCGCGTATCTCCTTGCGGTTTTTCGTCCCCAGCTTGCGCAGCAGGTGCCCGGCCAAGAGCGGCAGGTCGCCGGTGCGTTCGCGCAGGGGGGGAATCTGGATCTCCAGCACCGCCAGGCGGTAGTACAAGTCCTCGCGGAAGCGGCCGCTGGCCACGTCGGCGCGCAGATCGCGGTTGGTGGCCGCCAGGATGCGCACGTCGGTCTCCACGGGTTTCACCGCGCCCAACGGCTCCACGATTTTTTCCTGCAGGGCGCGCAAGAGCTTGGCCTGCAAGGTCAGCGGCATGTCGCCGATCTCGTCCAGAAAGAGCGTGCCCCCGCTGGCCAGCTGGAAGCGGCCGGGCTTGTCCTTCACCGCGCCGGTGAACGCGCCCTTGACGTAGCCGAAGAGCTCGCTCTCCAGCAAGTCCGCGGGCAGGGCCGCGCAGTTGACCTTGATGAGGGGCTTGCGGGCACGCTGGCTGGCCAGATGCAGGCCCTCGGCCACCAGTTCCTTGCCCGTGCCGGATTCGCCCAGGATGAGCACCGTGGCTTCGCTCGGCCCGGCCTGCTCGATGAGCTCGCGCACGCGCACGATGCTTGGGCTGGCGCCCACCAGGGACTCGGCCACGCCACCCTTGAGGGCCGTGCGCAGGCGGGCGTTTTCGTCCACCAGGCGGCGGTACTCGTAGCTTTTCTCCAGCACGGCGGCCAGTTCGTCATTGTCCGCCGGCTTGGTCAGGTAGTCGAAGGCCCCTTGCTTCATGGCCTCCACCGCCGCGCCCACGCTGCCGAAGGCTGTGAGCAGCACCACCGGCAGCACCGGGATGCGGGCGTGCAGTTCGCGCATCAGGGTCACCCCGTCCATGCCGGGCATCTTCATGTCCACCAGGGCCACGTGGGGCTGGGCGCGGTCAAGCAGGGCGAGGGCCGCCTCGCCGGAGGGGGCGTCGGTGACGCGCCAGCCCGCGTCCTCCAGCACGGCGCGCACCAGCATCCGGTGTCCGGGCTCGTCGTCCACCACCAGGGCGGAGCGCTGTTCACTGTTCGGTTTGCTCATTGCTCTCGTCTCCATGGCCGTGTCGGCCTTCGGGATCGGGGAAGAACAGGCGCAGGGCGGTCCCCTGGCCGGGTTCGGAGTCTATGACGGCGCGGCCCCTGTGCC is part of the Humidesulfovibrio mexicanus genome and harbors:
- a CDS encoding sigma-54-dependent transcriptional regulator gives rise to the protein MSKPNSEQRSALVVDDEPGHRMLVRAVLEDAGWRVTDAPSGEAALALLDRAQPHVALVDMKMPGMDGVTLMRELHARIPVLPVVLLTAFGSVGAAVEAMKQGAFDYLTKPADNDELAAVLEKSYEYRRLVDENARLRTALKGGVAESLVGASPSIVRVRELIEQAGPSEATVLILGESGTGKELVAEGLHLASQRARKPLIKVNCAALPADLLESELFGYVKGAFTGAVKDKPGRFQLASGGTLFLDEIGDMPLTLQAKLLRALQEKIVEPLGAVKPVETDVRILAATNRDLRADVASGRFREDLYYRLAVLEIQIPPLRERTGDLPLLAGHLLRKLGTKNRKEIRAIAPAFVEALSRYSWPGNVRELENVLERALILSRSDTLGPELLPPQMAGLAGAGADGAGGAGIGVAGGGQGVALSPGLPAALEDAEREALRQALDASGGHREKTADALGISRRTLQYKLKKYGLTRR
- a CDS encoding surface-adhesin E family protein; the protein is MKKIILSSFVVLGFAASAYAADWVHIGTTQEGSKVLVDKETIVRNGELVTFFERTDYSLKASERIKKNNKLDELPIISKSEMALNCKTKSIQQQRSLFYNADGVVIRTEPGVTMQTVVPGTIGEDEYKHLCVPKIK